One window from the genome of Salvia miltiorrhiza cultivar Shanhuang (shh) chromosome 7, IMPLAD_Smil_shh, whole genome shotgun sequence encodes:
- the LOC130992650 gene encoding fibrillin protein 5 homolog isoform X3: protein MAAIVATVGPTMAGVTSPNSSISFSGHLWPSLHPAAVQVRHDKTIRFGERQSRSCTTCGLLSSIKAVENSSDEVIAQEMEEAEEENLNVSQIKQHLFAALQGINRGIFGVPSAKKSEIQKLVELLESQNPTPQPTLCLDKVAGAWKLIYSTISILGSKRTKLGLRDFINLGDFIQIINVAQGKAVNVIEFSAKGLTLLSGQLTIDASFRIASNSRVDINYQKSVITPDQLMNVFRKNYDVLLEIFNPDGWLEITYVDDSLRIGRDDKGNIFILERTS from the exons ATGGCGGCAATCGTAGCTACAGTTGGGCCAACGATGGCGGGTGTGACTTCACCAAATTCATCTATTTCTTTTTCTGGTCACCTCTGGCCTTCTCTTCACC CAGCTGCAGTTCAGGTCCGTCATGACAAGACCATTAGATTTGGAGAGAGGCAAAGTCGAAGCTGCACCACTTGTGGATTACTTTCTTCTATCAAAGCTGTAGAAAACAGCTCAGATGAGGTAATCGCACAAGAAATGGAAGAAGCAGAAGAAGAGAATCTGAATGTTTCCCAAATCAAACAACACCTCTTTGCTGCTCTACAAG GCATAAATAGAGGCATATTTGGAGTCCCATCAGCCAAGAAAAGTGAAATCCAAAAACTGGTTGAGCTTCTTGAGTCTCAAAATCCCACACCTCAACCCACTCTCTGCTTAGATAAG GTAGCTGGAGCTTGGAAGCTCATCTATAGCACCATTAGTATTCTCGGCTCGAAAAGAACTAAACTAGGATTGCGGGATTTCATTAATTTGGGAGACTTCATCCAAATTATAAATGTTGCTCAG GGTAAAGCTGTAAATGTGATCGAGTTCAGTGCCAAAGGGCTGACTCTACTGAGTGGACAGTTAACAATTGATGCTTCTTTCAGGATTGCCTCAAATTCA CGAGTCGATATCAATTACCAAAAGTCAGTGATCACCCCAGATCAG TTGATGAATGTTTTCCGCAAAAACTACGATGTGCTTCTAGAAATCTTCAATCCTGATGGTTGGCTCGAGATCAC ATATGTTGATGATTCATTGAGAATCGGCAGAGATGACAAAGGAAATATCTTCATCTTAGAGA GAACAAGTTAA
- the LOC130992650 gene encoding fibrillin protein 5 homolog isoform X5 yields MKVDAAAAAVQVRHDKTIRFGERQSRSCTTCGLLSSIKAVENSSDEVIAQEMEEAEEENLNVSQIKQHLFAALQGINRGIFGVPSAKKSEIQKLVELLESQNPTPQPTLCLDKVAGAWKLIYSTISILGSKRTKLGLRDFINLGDFIQIINVAQGKAVNVIEFSAKGLTLLSGQLTIDASFRIASNSRVDINYQKSVITPDQLMNVFRKNYDVLLEIFNPDGWLEITYVDDSLRIGRDDKGNIFILESKNLLTCNHWFIHILLVFDVVIHYLTGTS; encoded by the exons ATGAAAGTTGATGCTGCAGCAGCTGCAGTTCAGGTCCGTCATGACAAGACCATTAGATTTGGAGAGAGGCAAAGTCGAAGCTGCACCACTTGTGGATTACTTTCTTCTATCAAAGCTGTAGAAAACAGCTCAGATGAGGTAATCGCACAAGAAATGGAAGAAGCAGAAGAAGAGAATCTGAATGTTTCCCAAATCAAACAACACCTCTTTGCTGCTCTACAAG GCATAAATAGAGGCATATTTGGAGTCCCATCAGCCAAGAAAAGTGAAATCCAAAAACTGGTTGAGCTTCTTGAGTCTCAAAATCCCACACCTCAACCCACTCTCTGCTTAGATAAG GTAGCTGGAGCTTGGAAGCTCATCTATAGCACCATTAGTATTCTCGGCTCGAAAAGAACTAAACTAGGATTGCGGGATTTCATTAATTTGGGAGACTTCATCCAAATTATAAATGTTGCTCAG GGTAAAGCTGTAAATGTGATCGAGTTCAGTGCCAAAGGGCTGACTCTACTGAGTGGACAGTTAACAATTGATGCTTCTTTCAGGATTGCCTCAAATTCA CGAGTCGATATCAATTACCAAAAGTCAGTGATCACCCCAGATCAG TTGATGAATGTTTTCCGCAAAAACTACGATGTGCTTCTAGAAATCTTCAATCCTGATGGTTGGCTCGAGATCAC ATATGTTGATGATTCATTGAGAATCGGCAGAGATGACAAAGGAAATATCTTCATCTTAGAGAGTAAAAATTTGCTGACTTGTAATCACTGGTTCATTCATATCCTTTTGGTTTTTGATGTGGTAATACATTATCTGACAGGAACAAGTTAA
- the LOC130992650 gene encoding fibrillin-5, chloroplastic isoform X1 — protein sequence MAAIVATVGPTMAGVTSPNSSISFSGHLWPSLHPAAVQVRHDKTIRFGERQSRSCTTCGLLSSIKAVENSSDEVIAQEMEEAEEENLNVSQIKQHLFAALQGINRGIFGVPSAKKSEIQKLVELLESQNPTPQPTLCLDKVAGAWKLIYSTISILGSKRTKLGLRDFINLGDFIQIINVAQGKAVNVIEFSAKGLTLLSGQLTIDASFRIASNSRVDINYQKSVITPDQLMNVFRKNYDVLLEIFNPDGWLEITYVDDSLRIGRDDKGNIFILESKNLLTCNHWFIHILLVFDVVIHYLTGTS from the exons ATGGCGGCAATCGTAGCTACAGTTGGGCCAACGATGGCGGGTGTGACTTCACCAAATTCATCTATTTCTTTTTCTGGTCACCTCTGGCCTTCTCTTCACC CAGCTGCAGTTCAGGTCCGTCATGACAAGACCATTAGATTTGGAGAGAGGCAAAGTCGAAGCTGCACCACTTGTGGATTACTTTCTTCTATCAAAGCTGTAGAAAACAGCTCAGATGAGGTAATCGCACAAGAAATGGAAGAAGCAGAAGAAGAGAATCTGAATGTTTCCCAAATCAAACAACACCTCTTTGCTGCTCTACAAG GCATAAATAGAGGCATATTTGGAGTCCCATCAGCCAAGAAAAGTGAAATCCAAAAACTGGTTGAGCTTCTTGAGTCTCAAAATCCCACACCTCAACCCACTCTCTGCTTAGATAAG GTAGCTGGAGCTTGGAAGCTCATCTATAGCACCATTAGTATTCTCGGCTCGAAAAGAACTAAACTAGGATTGCGGGATTTCATTAATTTGGGAGACTTCATCCAAATTATAAATGTTGCTCAG GGTAAAGCTGTAAATGTGATCGAGTTCAGTGCCAAAGGGCTGACTCTACTGAGTGGACAGTTAACAATTGATGCTTCTTTCAGGATTGCCTCAAATTCA CGAGTCGATATCAATTACCAAAAGTCAGTGATCACCCCAGATCAG TTGATGAATGTTTTCCGCAAAAACTACGATGTGCTTCTAGAAATCTTCAATCCTGATGGTTGGCTCGAGATCAC ATATGTTGATGATTCATTGAGAATCGGCAGAGATGACAAAGGAAATATCTTCATCTTAGAGAGTAAAAATTTGCTGACTTGTAATCACTGGTTCATTCATATCCTTTTGGTTTTTGATGTGGTAATACATTATCTGACAGGAACAAGTTAA
- the LOC130992650 gene encoding fibrillin-5, chloroplastic isoform X6, with protein MAAIVATVGPTMAGVTSPNSSISFSGHLWPSLHPAAVQVRHDKTIRFGERQSRSCTTCGLLSSIKAVENSSDEVIAQEMEEAEEENLNVSQIKQHLFAALQGINRGIFGVPSAKKSEIQKLVELLESQNPTPQPTLCLDKVAGAWKLIYSTISILGSKRTKLGLRDFINLGDFIQIINVAQGKAVNVIEFSAKGLTLLSGQLTIDASFRIASNSRVDINYQKSVITPDQLMNVFRKNYDVLLEIFNPDGWLEITPFFYFVMTDMLMIH; from the exons ATGGCGGCAATCGTAGCTACAGTTGGGCCAACGATGGCGGGTGTGACTTCACCAAATTCATCTATTTCTTTTTCTGGTCACCTCTGGCCTTCTCTTCACC CAGCTGCAGTTCAGGTCCGTCATGACAAGACCATTAGATTTGGAGAGAGGCAAAGTCGAAGCTGCACCACTTGTGGATTACTTTCTTCTATCAAAGCTGTAGAAAACAGCTCAGATGAGGTAATCGCACAAGAAATGGAAGAAGCAGAAGAAGAGAATCTGAATGTTTCCCAAATCAAACAACACCTCTTTGCTGCTCTACAAG GCATAAATAGAGGCATATTTGGAGTCCCATCAGCCAAGAAAAGTGAAATCCAAAAACTGGTTGAGCTTCTTGAGTCTCAAAATCCCACACCTCAACCCACTCTCTGCTTAGATAAG GTAGCTGGAGCTTGGAAGCTCATCTATAGCACCATTAGTATTCTCGGCTCGAAAAGAACTAAACTAGGATTGCGGGATTTCATTAATTTGGGAGACTTCATCCAAATTATAAATGTTGCTCAG GGTAAAGCTGTAAATGTGATCGAGTTCAGTGCCAAAGGGCTGACTCTACTGAGTGGACAGTTAACAATTGATGCTTCTTTCAGGATTGCCTCAAATTCA CGAGTCGATATCAATTACCAAAAGTCAGTGATCACCCCAGATCAG TTGATGAATGTTTTCCGCAAAAACTACGATGTGCTTCTAGAAATCTTCAATCCTGATGGTTGGCTCGAGATCAC ACcattcttttattttgtgaTGACAGATATGTTGATGATTCATTGA
- the LOC130992650 gene encoding fibrillin-5, chloroplastic isoform X2, translating into MAAIVATVGPTMAGVTSPNSSISFSGHLWPSLHPAVQVRHDKTIRFGERQSRSCTTCGLLSSIKAVENSSDEVIAQEMEEAEEENLNVSQIKQHLFAALQGINRGIFGVPSAKKSEIQKLVELLESQNPTPQPTLCLDKVAGAWKLIYSTISILGSKRTKLGLRDFINLGDFIQIINVAQGKAVNVIEFSAKGLTLLSGQLTIDASFRIASNSRVDINYQKSVITPDQLMNVFRKNYDVLLEIFNPDGWLEITYVDDSLRIGRDDKGNIFILESKNLLTCNHWFIHILLVFDVVIHYLTGTS; encoded by the exons ATGGCGGCAATCGTAGCTACAGTTGGGCCAACGATGGCGGGTGTGACTTCACCAAATTCATCTATTTCTTTTTCTGGTCACCTCTGGCCTTCTCTTCACC CTGCAGTTCAGGTCCGTCATGACAAGACCATTAGATTTGGAGAGAGGCAAAGTCGAAGCTGCACCACTTGTGGATTACTTTCTTCTATCAAAGCTGTAGAAAACAGCTCAGATGAGGTAATCGCACAAGAAATGGAAGAAGCAGAAGAAGAGAATCTGAATGTTTCCCAAATCAAACAACACCTCTTTGCTGCTCTACAAG GCATAAATAGAGGCATATTTGGAGTCCCATCAGCCAAGAAAAGTGAAATCCAAAAACTGGTTGAGCTTCTTGAGTCTCAAAATCCCACACCTCAACCCACTCTCTGCTTAGATAAG GTAGCTGGAGCTTGGAAGCTCATCTATAGCACCATTAGTATTCTCGGCTCGAAAAGAACTAAACTAGGATTGCGGGATTTCATTAATTTGGGAGACTTCATCCAAATTATAAATGTTGCTCAG GGTAAAGCTGTAAATGTGATCGAGTTCAGTGCCAAAGGGCTGACTCTACTGAGTGGACAGTTAACAATTGATGCTTCTTTCAGGATTGCCTCAAATTCA CGAGTCGATATCAATTACCAAAAGTCAGTGATCACCCCAGATCAG TTGATGAATGTTTTCCGCAAAAACTACGATGTGCTTCTAGAAATCTTCAATCCTGATGGTTGGCTCGAGATCAC ATATGTTGATGATTCATTGAGAATCGGCAGAGATGACAAAGGAAATATCTTCATCTTAGAGAGTAAAAATTTGCTGACTTGTAATCACTGGTTCATTCATATCCTTTTGGTTTTTGATGTGGTAATACATTATCTGACAGGAACAAGTTAA
- the LOC130992650 gene encoding fibrillin protein 5 homolog isoform X4: MAAIVATVGPTMAGVTSPNSSISFSGHLWPSLHPAVQVRHDKTIRFGERQSRSCTTCGLLSSIKAVENSSDEVIAQEMEEAEEENLNVSQIKQHLFAALQGINRGIFGVPSAKKSEIQKLVELLESQNPTPQPTLCLDKVAGAWKLIYSTISILGSKRTKLGLRDFINLGDFIQIINVAQGKAVNVIEFSAKGLTLLSGQLTIDASFRIASNSRVDINYQKSVITPDQLMNVFRKNYDVLLEIFNPDGWLEITYVDDSLRIGRDDKGNIFILERTS; encoded by the exons ATGGCGGCAATCGTAGCTACAGTTGGGCCAACGATGGCGGGTGTGACTTCACCAAATTCATCTATTTCTTTTTCTGGTCACCTCTGGCCTTCTCTTCACC CTGCAGTTCAGGTCCGTCATGACAAGACCATTAGATTTGGAGAGAGGCAAAGTCGAAGCTGCACCACTTGTGGATTACTTTCTTCTATCAAAGCTGTAGAAAACAGCTCAGATGAGGTAATCGCACAAGAAATGGAAGAAGCAGAAGAAGAGAATCTGAATGTTTCCCAAATCAAACAACACCTCTTTGCTGCTCTACAAG GCATAAATAGAGGCATATTTGGAGTCCCATCAGCCAAGAAAAGTGAAATCCAAAAACTGGTTGAGCTTCTTGAGTCTCAAAATCCCACACCTCAACCCACTCTCTGCTTAGATAAG GTAGCTGGAGCTTGGAAGCTCATCTATAGCACCATTAGTATTCTCGGCTCGAAAAGAACTAAACTAGGATTGCGGGATTTCATTAATTTGGGAGACTTCATCCAAATTATAAATGTTGCTCAG GGTAAAGCTGTAAATGTGATCGAGTTCAGTGCCAAAGGGCTGACTCTACTGAGTGGACAGTTAACAATTGATGCTTCTTTCAGGATTGCCTCAAATTCA CGAGTCGATATCAATTACCAAAAGTCAGTGATCACCCCAGATCAG TTGATGAATGTTTTCCGCAAAAACTACGATGTGCTTCTAGAAATCTTCAATCCTGATGGTTGGCTCGAGATCAC ATATGTTGATGATTCATTGAGAATCGGCAGAGATGACAAAGGAAATATCTTCATCTTAGAGA GAACAAGTTAA